A stretch of DNA from Campylobacter concisus:
GCTATCAAAGTGTCTTGCTTGCATCGGAAGATGTATCATGTAAAACTCAAATGTTCTTGCGATATTTGGCGTATCTGGATGAGTCTTTGTCGCTGGAAAAATAGACGGCGTGATTTTTAGGCCAAGCGACTTTATCATACTCGCATGTTCAAATGTCGCCACATCATCTATTATGATAACGAGCTTTGCACGTCCTTTTATGCTAGCGCTTGGCGTAAAAGGCACCGCTTCAAAGCTATCTTTTTTTATATTCTTTTCTTCATATTTTGTTTTTTCTATCTTTTTAGTGTTTAAATTTTCAGCTTTTTTAACTGGCTCGACTTTTATGTTCTTGCTTTTAAATTTCTCTTTTTTTTCTATTTCAGTACTTTTATTTTGATCGACTTTTACTTCAAAATTTTGAGATTTTAGTTCGGTTTTTGAGTTATAAAATGGCTCTATCTTTTGTTCATTTTCTATTACGCTAGGTTCTGTATTTTTATAATTTGCGAGTAAATTTTTAGTATCGTTTTGCTCTTTTTTTATCTCTTCTTTTTTGGCTTCACTCTTTACTTCAGCTATCTTCTTTTGCTCTTTTGGCTCAACTTTTGAATTTAAAGCAAGCTCACTTTTATACTTAGGATCGGTAAAAATTTTACTTAAATTTTCATCTTCATCAAATTTTAGAGGGTATTTTCTCTTCTCGTATTCTTGTTTTTTCTCTTTACTAGCAACCTTTGGCTCAGCTTTTTTTAGGATTTGTTTCTCTGCCTTTGGCTCATTTGTTTTGTTTATCTGCTCTGCACCATTATTTTTTATACTAAGAGCTACGCTAAGTGCTATTATCAAAATAGCCGCGATAATGCCGATACCAAGATAGGTTTTGTTGTTAGAGCGACCTGCACTCTTTTTTGTAGGTCGCTTCTTTGTAGTCTTTTTTTCGCTCAAGGCTTAGTTTTTATTTTGATCTATAAGTTTGCCGTTAGTTATCCAAGGCATCATTGCGCGAAGTTTTTTGCCAGTTTGATTTAGCAAGCTTCTCTCAGCTATACCGCGTTCAGCGTTCATTCTAACGTAACCTGCTTTTCTCTCAAGGATAAAGTCTTTTGCAAATTTGCCATTTTGAATCTCTTTTAAAACTTCTTTCATAGCTTTTCTGCTCTCTTCACCAACTACTCTTACGCCACTTACGTAATCCCCATATTCAGCTGTGTTTGAGATAGAGTAACGCATATCAGCCATACCGCCTTGATACATCAAATCAACGATTAATTTTAACTCATGCAAGCACTCAAAATACGCCATCTCAGGCTCATATCCAGCCTCTACAAGCGTGTCAAAGCCTGCATTTACTAGCGCGCACAAACCACCACAAAGTACAGCTTGTTCACCAAACAAATCTGTTTCAGTTTCGTCTTTAAATGTAGTCTCGATGATGCCAGTCCTACCGCCACCTATGCCGCAAGCGTAGCTTAGCGCGATCTCTTTGGCTTTTCCACTTGCATTTTGCTCAACGGCGATAAGATCAGGTATGCCGCCACCTCTTACAAATTCACTTCTAACTGTGTGTCCCGGAGCTTTTGGAGCGATCATAATGACATCTATATTTGCTGGGGCTTTGATTTGACCAAAATGAACGTTAAAACCATGTCCAAATGCGATAGCAGCGTGATCTTTTAAATTTGGCTCGATCTCATTTTTATAAATTTCTGCTTGAAGCTCATCTGGAGTTAAAATCATAACCACATCAGCGCCCTTTGTAGCTTCGCTTACGGTTTTTACCTCAAAGCCTTTTGCCTCAGCCTTTGCCCAGCTTTTGCCACCTTTTGAAAGGCCAATCACAACGCTTACACCGTTATCTCTTAAATTTTCAGCATGTGCATGACCTTGTGACCCAAAGCCGATGATTGCTACTTTTTTACTTTGGATAAGGCTTAAATCACAGTCTTTATCATAATAAACATTTATAGCCATTGTTACTCCTATTATTAAAATTTGGCAAAATTATAACTTTAGCCAGCAAAAATTCGGCTGAAATATATAGAAACTCTTTTTAAGTTTTATGATAATTTATTTTGATAAAATACGCTGAAATTTCAAAAAAAGAGATAACTCAATGAATGAATCAGTTTTTAAAAAAATCAAAGCACTTCCACCATTAGATGACACGGTTATACAAATTCAACGCTTACATGCGGACGAAAACAGCTCAATAAGTGATCTTACAAAAGTGGTTGAAAAGGATCCGATGCTAACGGCAAATATCTTGCGTTCAGCAAACTCTCCACTTTATGGGTTTTCTCAAGAGATCACAACTATAGCAAGAGCTATTTCTCTTTTTGGTATGGCTACTATTCGAGGTTTTGCGCTTTCAAGTACGATTAAAAAGAGTTTTTCTATAAATTTAGAGCCTTATGGCATTACTACACAAGATTTTTTAAATATCTCGATAATACAAAATGCACTGATGTACAATTGGCATTCTAAAGTTAATCCTAAAAGCTTAGAAATTCTCTCTCCAGCTTCATTTATGCTTGAGATTGGCAAGATAGTTCTTGCTCATGAATTAGCCGAAAATAAGCAAGACGTCGAATTTAGAGAAAAACTTAAAAATATATCTAGCCCAATCGATCTTGCCCTATTTGAAACAGAAATTTTAGATATGTCAAATGAAGAAGTTACAGCTAAAATTTTTGAACAATGGAACCTTGAGACAGAGCTTAGCAGCTCGATACTCTATTCAAATAATCCAGAAGAGGCGCCAGATCATATAAAAGACTATGCAAAAGCCCTAAAAGTGATAAAAACGGCTGTAAATATCTTTAATCAACTTGATGATATAAGCATACAAAATACTCTACCTCTTCTTGACGAATACGGCTTTGGACATGATACGTTTTTAATGGCTGTTGCTAAAGTCAAAGATAATTTGTGAAAGAATTTCTAACATCACTACTAGTTGGCATCAAGGAAAAAGAAGTTTCAAACGAAGATAAAGAGATTTTACGAAATCTCTTAAATCTTGGTGCCGTAAGCTCTCATAAAGATAAATTTTACCTAAACAATGGCTACGTATGCGGCAAGCTAGACATCAGTCAAAACGCAACTGGCTTTATCATCCCATTTGACAAGCGCTTCAAGCAAGACATCATTGTTGAAAATAAAAATTTAAACAACTCTCACCTTGGCGATATCGTGTTAGCAAAGCTTTTGCCGCTTAAGAAAAAACGCCAAAGCGCTAAAATAGTGATGAGCCTAAAGCTTGCCAATGAAACAAGTGTGGTCTATACAAAACGCTTTGGAGCGGCCATTTTAGGTGTAAATTTAAAAACTGGACTAAGCACTACCTTAAAAGCGACGCAAAAAAGCCTAAAGATGCTTCATCTTGGGACGCTGCTTAAGATAAACAACCTAAACAACGAGATAGTCGAGGTTTTAGGAAATTTAGACGATCCGCTAAGTGATGAAAAAATTTCGCTTGCTATTTATAATAAAAACGATAAATTTAGCGAGGCTTGTGAGCTTGAGGCAAAGGCTTTTGGCGATGAGGTTGATGCTAGCATGTATCCAAACAGGGTTGATCTAAGAAATTTAGACTTTTGCACGATCGATCCAGCCGATGCCAAAGACTTTGATGATGCCATATATTTTGATAAAAAAAAGCAAGAAATTTACGTCGCAATCGCTGATGTGAGCGAGTATGTGACTGCTTATAGCGCCATTGACAGTGAAGCTAAAAAAAGAGGCTTTTCTATATACTTTCCACACATCTCAGTGCCGATGTTGCCGCGCGCGCTCAGTGAAAATATCTGCTCGCTAAAGCCAAATGTGCCTCGCCTTGCATTTTGTTTTAAAATTTCACTTGATGCGAATAATGAGATAAAAAAAGAGGAGCTTTTTGAAGCGATCATCCTTTCAAAAAGGCGCTTTAACTACGACGAGATCGATGAAATTTTAGAGGGCAAAAGAGAGTGTGAAATTTCATGGATCAAGCCACTTTTTAAACTCACCACAAAGCTTCGCAAAAAAAGACTTTTGCACGCATTTGACTTTAGGACCAAAGAGCTTAGAATGAGCCTTGATGACGAGGGTCAAATTTCTCAAACCAGGTTTGAAAGCGACTCCGACTCGCACAGACTAGTCGAGGACTGCATGCTTTTAGCAAACAAGGCTGCCGCAAAGCTCATCACAAAGGGCGTTTTTAGAAACCACGCCTCGCCTGATTTTAAAAAGATAGATACCTTGCTTGAGGACCTGCAACTTCTTGGGCTTGACTTTACTTATGAAAACGATCTTGCAAATTTGATAAGAAAGATCCAAATAAAAGCCGATGAACTGGGCAACCGCGAGGAGATAGATAAACTCATCATCAAGTCTCAAAAAAAAGCTGAATACTCGAGTGAAAATTTAGGCCACTTTGGGCTTGGATTTGATAGATACACACACTTTACAAGCCCTATTAGACGCTATTCTGACCTTATTTTACATAGACTTTTAAAGGCTAAAATTTCAAAAGATGAGAAGCTTTACAACTTCTTGCTTTTAAACATCCAAAGCACCTGCGCAAATTTAAGCGAGCTTGAAAGAGAAGCCGACAAGGTAGCCTACGACTTTATGGATAGGAAATTTGCACG
This window harbors:
- a CDS encoding divergent polysaccharide deacetylase family protein yields the protein MSEKKTTKKRPTKKSAGRSNNKTYLGIGIIAAILIIALSVALSIKNNGAEQINKTNEPKAEKQILKKAEPKVASKEKKQEYEKRKYPLKFDEDENLSKIFTDPKYKSELALNSKVEPKEQKKIAEVKSEAKKEEIKKEQNDTKNLLANYKNTEPSVIENEQKIEPFYNSKTELKSQNFEVKVDQNKSTEIEKKEKFKSKNIKVEPVKKAENLNTKKIEKTKYEEKNIKKDSFEAVPFTPSASIKGRAKLVIIIDDVATFEHASMIKSLGLKITPSIFPATKTHPDTPNIARTFEFYMIHLPMQARHFDSPEIGTLTTNESYESILAKIKKIRKDFPRAKYTNNHTGSRFTSDFDAMDKAYRALIEQGFVFVDSKTIAQTAVARAAKKHNQPYISRDIFLDDDPSASAVRRELAVAVNLAKKRGYAIAIGHPKKNTIAVIKESKNNLLKDVDVVYLKDIL
- the ilvC gene encoding ketol-acid reductoisomerase; translation: MAINVYYDKDCDLSLIQSKKVAIIGFGSQGHAHAENLRDNGVSVVIGLSKGGKSWAKAEAKGFEVKTVSEATKGADVVMILTPDELQAEIYKNEIEPNLKDHAAIAFGHGFNVHFGQIKAPANIDVIMIAPKAPGHTVRSEFVRGGGIPDLIAVEQNASGKAKEIALSYACGIGGGRTGIIETTFKDETETDLFGEQAVLCGGLCALVNAGFDTLVEAGYEPEMAYFECLHELKLIVDLMYQGGMADMRYSISNTAEYGDYVSGVRVVGEESRKAMKEVLKEIQNGKFAKDFILERKAGYVRMNAERGIAERSLLNQTGKKLRAMMPWITNGKLIDQNKN
- a CDS encoding HDOD domain-containing protein translates to MNESVFKKIKALPPLDDTVIQIQRLHADENSSISDLTKVVEKDPMLTANILRSANSPLYGFSQEITTIARAISLFGMATIRGFALSSTIKKSFSINLEPYGITTQDFLNISIIQNALMYNWHSKVNPKSLEILSPASFMLEIGKIVLAHELAENKQDVEFREKLKNISSPIDLALFETEILDMSNEEVTAKIFEQWNLETELSSSILYSNNPEEAPDHIKDYAKALKVIKTAVNIFNQLDDISIQNTLPLLDEYGFGHDTFLMAVAKVKDNL
- a CDS encoding VacB/RNase II family 3'-5' exoribonuclease, whose amino-acid sequence is MKEFLTSLLVGIKEKEVSNEDKEILRNLLNLGAVSSHKDKFYLNNGYVCGKLDISQNATGFIIPFDKRFKQDIIVENKNLNNSHLGDIVLAKLLPLKKKRQSAKIVMSLKLANETSVVYTKRFGAAILGVNLKTGLSTTLKATQKSLKMLHLGTLLKINNLNNEIVEVLGNLDDPLSDEKISLAIYNKNDKFSEACELEAKAFGDEVDASMYPNRVDLRNLDFCTIDPADAKDFDDAIYFDKKKQEIYVAIADVSEYVTAYSAIDSEAKKRGFSIYFPHISVPMLPRALSENICSLKPNVPRLAFCFKISLDANNEIKKEELFEAIILSKRRFNYDEIDEILEGKRECEISWIKPLFKLTTKLRKKRLLHAFDFRTKELRMSLDDEGQISQTRFESDSDSHRLVEDCMLLANKAAAKLITKGVFRNHASPDFKKIDTLLEDLQLLGLDFTYENDLANLIRKIQIKADELGNREEIDKLIIKSQKKAEYSSENLGHFGLGFDRYTHFTSPIRRYSDLILHRLLKAKISKDEKLYNFLLLNIQSTCANLSELEREADKVAYDFMDRKFARWAAANIGKEVRCYVSENQNVLIAKLDDHFVGARIFITGYSANLLQKLVVKITEADIASAKIFAKVVRKIDV